TCTGTTTTTCCAAGACTCCGCAACTCTTTTTCAATGGCATTTGCCATGGCAGCGATTGTATTAATACTGACGGGCCGTTTCTTACAGGCAATCTGCATTCCCTCAACTAATTTTTGCCGATTGTAGTTTTCCCGTCGTAAGTCCCGTTTGATAACGGCGATTTGTGTTTCCTCTATGTACTCATAGGTTGTGAACCGTCCTTCACAGACGGTACATTCGCGACGTCTTCGTATGGCAGAGCCATTGTGGGCAGTGCGTGAATCTATCACCTTGTCGTGTAGATTACTACAATGAGGGCATTTCATGAAGCAACTCGCAAAAAAAAGTTGGCAATCCCAGGACTCTATAATATAATTATCGTACCTTCATTCAAGGACAGTTAGTATGGATTTTGATACAAATAGAAACCGTCTGTTGCAACAGCTGACATCGCAACGAAAACAAAAACAACGGAGCATTGAAAATACGCGGGCAAAAATGCGATTGAAGGAGCAGGCACAAGCTTTGGGAACAGCTTCGTCGAAGCGGCGGGGCAGGAAAAAGTTTGTGTTGCTGTACGGCCATCCCGGGCTTTTTTTGGGCACCGTGAAGGCAACCCTTGCAGATATGGCTGAGGTTGTTTTGTATAATAATATTGATCGAGCTTCTGAGTATGTGCTTGAGCACCATATTCCCTTAGTTATTATGGATATGGACCCTCCCAGTGATTGGCGAAAATGTCATGATCTTTTTACGACAGGGAAAACCATGTATCCCGATATAAACTATATTGTATTTCAAAAGAACAAAATTCCGGAAGAGCCCGTGTGCGTCTTAGAGCATCAAGGTGCTCATGTCTTAACAAAGCCCTTGAATAGTGCAGAGTTCACTGCTCTTGTGGAGAAGCTTGTGTATTCCTAAGGAGGTACGTATGCGTCGGGATAGGCTTGTTGAATATTTAGAATCACGTCTTTCTATTTCTTCCTTTTCAGATTACAGTTTTAACGGGGTACAGATTGCCGGTGCAGAGGAGGTTTCTCGAGTAGGCTTCTCGGTAGATTCGGGCAGCGCCATATTCCGCGACGCTGTTGAGTTGGAGCTGGATTTCCTGGTGGTACATCACGGGTTATTCTGGAACGGGGCAAACCCCTCTTTGCGAGGCCCTATGAAAGAACGAATCTCCCTGCTTCTTTCCCATAATATCACCCTCTTTGCGGCCCATCTTCCCCTTGATGTGCACGCCGAAATTGGAAATAATGCAGTTTTGTTGGAGCAGGTTGGGTGTGATGGGTCGTCTCAGGGGATGGTCCCTTGCGGGACGGGGTATTTGGGAAATCTCGGTGTTGTGTCAGAGCCACGGACTGTTCAAGAGATTTCCAATGACCTCTTGCGTCATTACCCTGGGGTAGACATGAAGGTGGTTCTTCCTGATCGTCTGGTCCAACGGGTTGCCGTTTTAAGTGGTGCTGCATCACGAAAAGATTTTTATCGGGCCTGTGCCATGGGGGCAGATCTTTTTATTACAGGTGAACAGTGCGACTATTTTCACGATGCGTGTGATGCTGGGTGTGGCTTGCTTTTTATGGGGCATCACGCCAGTGAAGAGGGGGGAATGCGTGCCTTGCGCAGAGATGTGGAGCGTGTATTTCCTCAACTGAACACGCATTGCATTAACCATGCAACGGGTCTGTAATAAAAAAATCAACAAAATAAAATTTGTGTGACCAGTATCACACTTGTTTTGCCCTGTGTAATGTATCTTACTAGTAGATATCTCATTGAGCATATTACACAGCACTACATTCTGCTGTATAATTGGGAGTGGTGAGTTATCCCGTAGGGGGTGACTCACTTTTTTTTATGTGATCCCAGATATCATTGAGTTCTTGTGCAGAAGTTGTGTGAAACTCTTTCCCATGCTGGGCTAATTCTTTTTCGATGGCCATAAATCGTTGCGTAAAGGAGCGGATTGACGCTTGAAGCCCCTCTTCAGCAGAAATATCTACGTGTCGCGCCACATTTACCAAGGAGAAAAGGATATCCCCCAGTTCTTTTTCTGCATGCCTATGGTTGCCTGTTTCCACAGCTTCACGAAATTCCCCAAATTCTTCTTCTACTTTGTTGAGAACGGGAGAAAGGCTTTTCCAGTCAAAGCCTGCGCGCGATGCTTTTTTTTGTAATTTTTCTGCTTTCATAAGTGAGGGCAGAGCGGTGGGGACTCCATCAAGAATAGAGGTTCTTCGTTCTTTTCCTGTTTCTCCCGCTTTAATTTTCTCCCAATTGGCAAGGACTTCTTCCGCGGAATCAGCCCGTGTTTCTCCAAAAACATGGGGATGGCGGCGAATGAGCTTTTCGCAAATTGTTTTTCCTACTTCATCAAGGGAGAATTGGTTTTTCTCTGCGGCCATATGACAATGAAATACTATTTGCAGGAGAATATCACCTAATTCTTCTTGCATTTCCTCTACATCGTTATGGTCGAGAGCATCGAGATACTCGTAGGCCTCCTCGATCAGATGTCCTTTAATAGAGTGAGGTGTCTGCTTCTGATCCCACGGGCACCCCTCAGGGCCACGGAGCCGAGCAATGATCTCTTCGAGGCGACGTATTTGATCAGCCATGCCACGCCCCTTTCCCCGGTCGAAGCAACTCTGGTGTACCACTGGTTAAATCGATGATGGTTGAGGGGATGGTGGGGTGGCACGGCCCGGCGTCAAGCATGAGGTGTACCCCGTTAAGCACTTCCGGAGTCATAAAGTGTGCGGGGTCCCACCGGTTTTCTCCAGAAGTATTGAGAGAGATATTTGCCATGGGGTGTCCTACCGCTTCAAGAAGTGCTTGGATAACAGGGTTATCTGGAATGCGAATCCCGACATATTTTCGTTTTTTTGAGATTTTTTTACGCACGTAGGGTGAGGCAGGAAGAATAAATGTATACGGACCGGGGGTGTATTGTTTTAATAGTTTGAAATTAGGTGTGGAGATGTCCACATACTGTTGTGCCTGTGAAATGGTATGGAAGAGAAATGAAAATTTCCGTTCTTTGTCTTTGTTCAGAATGGTGGCGATCTCTTTTATTTTTTTCTGATTTTCTACACAACAGCCCACCCCGTATACGGTATCCGTGGGGTAGATAGCAATGCCCTCTTCCTGCACTAAAATCTGCCGGGCCTTTGCGATATGGCGTTCCTGCGGGGTTTCAGAATGAATATGAATATGTTCCATAGCTCCTCCGAAAAATCCAAGAAGATCGGACGATCTTCTTGGAAGAATGGGTTAATACTTGCTGTATAGACCGCTAATAGATCTGCCTGCATTGGTATAGGTAATGGCTTTCCCAAAAAGTTCAGCCACTGACACAATCTCAAGTTTCTCATGGCGCTTTTCCTGAGGAATGCATACCGTGTCTGTCACCACAAGCTTTTTAATACATGATTGTTCGATGCGTTCCCGCGCATTTCCAGATAAGACTCCATGGACACAGAAGGCGATAATTTCTGTGGCGCCTTTCTTTTCAAGCATTTCTGCAGCCTCAATCAAGGAGCCTCCCGAGGCTACTTCGTCGTCAAAGATGAAGGCTTTCTTGCCTTCCACTTCGCCAATAATGTTTTCCATGCTGGGAGCTTCAGAATCATCAGAGCGACGTTTATCCAATATTGCCAAGGGAAGATTCAGACGACGGGCGTAATGACCAGCATGTTTTGCACTGCCTGCATCAGGGGCAACAACAACGCCGTTTGTTGTATCAAAGCGTGTTGCCGCATCGCAGAGAATTTTGCCTGCAAGAAGGTGGTCACAGGGGATGTCAAAAAAGCCTTGAATCTGTGCGGAGTGAAGATTCATGGTCATAATGCGGTCTGCCCCTGCTGTCTGGATCAGGTCTGCCACCAGTTTTGCCGTGATCGCGATGCGCGGTTCGTCTTTTTTGTCAGATCGAACATAGGGAAAGTAGGGGGTTACGGCGGTAATTCTGCCTGCGCTGGCGTGTTTGGCCGCATTGATCATAATGAGAAGCTCCATGAGACCTTCGTTCACCGGGGCACAGGAGGGTTGGATAAGATAGACATCTTTACCGCGGACGCTTTCTTTAAAGGCGACCTTGATATTCTCGTTGCTAAACTTCATAATGTCCACCGCGCCGGGCATTACCCCCGTGGTAGCACAGATCGCCTTCGTCAGCTCGGGATTTGCTCGACCTGAAAAAATTTTCAATTCTCCAAACATACCTGTTCCTCTTTATGTTATTTGAAATTTTCCGGTTGTTTCGTTGTAAAGAGAGATGAGTTGTTTTATATCATCTTGAAAAAGATCGGGATGTCGTACCGGGCGAACTTCAAAGAAATATTTGCCCTCACGTTGCTCCAACAGAAGCCTTAAGGCATCTCGCCCTTTTTGTTCTCGATAGAAGATGTCAAATACCCGACCTTGAAAAAAAAGCATGTATCCTTTTCTTCGTCCGATGAGAATATGAAGCACTCCGGTTTTTTCATGGTCGGTGATGTGGAATATATCTTCACGCAGGCGGCCCTCTTCAATGGTTCCCGAGAGAAAGAAACTGGTGTCTCGGATGCGCCCTTCTTCTCTTGTGGTCTTATTCCGCTGGATGGCAGTTTTTGCACCCCACACGATCGCACGTACCAGGATAAACCCTGCAGCGACACCGGAAATAACGGGCAAGACCATATTTACCTGCATGTATTTCTTTCTCTAATTTCATGGGCGGTTGCAATAGGAAAAATACATAATTAAAACGAATAATACTATAATTTTTTTTGCGAGTCCTTCTTTTACCGCTGCAAAAGGTATTTTGTCAAAAATAAACTTAACTGATTGCTCATCTATGAAAGTGAATAAAAAAGCCTTGGAGCGGTTGTTTCATTACCGCAATATCTTGTATCGATTACAGGAAGACGGCGTTACCCGTATTTATTCCGACACCCTTGCTGAAGAGCTGCATACCACCGCGTCGCAAGTCCGAAAAGATTTCTCTCTCTTTCATATTAAGGGAAACAAAAAAGCGGGATATCATATACCAGACTTACTGGACCGGTTAGAAGAGATTTTTGATTCAGGTGCTGCGCAGAAGGTGATTATTATGGGTATGGGACGTATCGGCAGTGCCTTGGCACAGTATCGGTGGTCGTCCAATCAAAATTTGGTAGTGGTAGCAGGGTTTGATATAGATCCGGCGAAACAGCAACGGACGGGCTTTCCTGTCTATGATCCCCAGGAGTTATCCCGTTTTGTATCACAAAACAGTATCGAGCTTGGTATTCTTGCTGTTCCGGAACGCGTGGCTCAGGCAGCGTATGATGCGCTGGCAAAGGCTGGGATTCGAGGGGTGCTGAATTTTGCGCCGGTAATCCTTACAGAACGCCCTGGATGCGTGGTGACCAGCTATTGTGTAGAGAGTGAATTGAGCAGTCTAATTTATATCGTCAATAAGGAAAAGAAAGAGCTATGAGCGACGGGAAAAAGAGGGTATTAATAAAGATTGGTGGATCGACGGTAAATGATGCCGGCTTCCTTGAAAGCCTCGGCTGTTCCATTCAGCAGTGTGCTAGCACAATCGATTCGATTTTGGTTCATGGCGGAGGCAAAGACATTGCGGCTGAATATGCACGTATGAATACAGAGTACTCCTTTGTTGACGGATTGCGCGTAACCGATGAGGAGATGATGGGTGGGGTTCAGCGTGTTTTAAGCGGTGAAGTGAATAAGCGGATCGTTCTTTCTCTCTGTGGGAAAGGGGTTCCTGCCTTGGGTGTCAGCGGAGTAGATGCGGCTCTTCTCACGGCTGAAAAAATAACAGTCCGCGGGCACGACCTTGGGCGAGTGGGGCGCATTACGCAGGTCAATTCCTCCTGTATTACAGCCTTGATAGGTGTAGGGTATGTTCCGGTGATTTCGCCGGTTTCAGGAGATGGGATTGGGGGAATTTTAAATATCAATGCCGATGATGCTGCATCGGAGGTGAGTGTGGCCTGCAATGTGAGTGATCTCGTGTATGTGTCAGACGTGCCCGGGGTCCTTATAAATGATACTGTGGTATCTTACCTCTCCGTGGAGGACATTGAGGGGTATATTAAAAGCGGTGATGTGACAGGGGGAATGATTCCCAAGCTTCGTTCTGCCGCAGACTCTATTCGCCGGGGTGTTGGACGAGTCCATATTACTGGGTGGTACGGTGATGAAACCTTAGAACAAGAGTTGTCCGGCCGTGATTGTCGTGGAACAACTATTTTTGCAGGAGCATAAAAATGCAGTATGATTCTTTCTTTGTAAACACCTACGGTCGTGGCGCCATGCCGTGTATTGAACGCGGAGACGGGGTTTTTTTGTATGATACCGCAGGTACGGAGTATCTTGATTTTATTTCGGGTATTGCCGTAAATGCTCTGGGGTATAATGATACAGAACTGGTGCATGCTATGACAGAGCAGTGTCAACAGCTCGTACACTGTTCAAATCTCTTTTCAAACCCTGCACAGGATACCTTAGCCCGTATGCTCGTAGAGAACAGTTTTGCCGACCGGGTATTTTTCTGTAATAGTGGTACTGAAGCAAATGAGGCGGCCATTAAGTTTGCACGAAAAAAAGCGGGAATGCAAGAGGGGTCAAAAACGGGGATTCTTTCCTTTTACGACTGTTTCCATGGTCGAACATATGGTGCAATGACTGCAACGGCCCAGAAGAAGTTTCATACGGGGTTTCATCCCATTCCGGGAGGATATCACTATGCTCCATTAAACGATATTGCGGCGACAGAGCAAGTTCTCTCAACGGCTGATTTTGCAGCTATTATTGTAGAGCCGGTGCAGGGCGAGGGTGGGTTAGAGTTGGCGTCTCCTGAGTTTTTGCAATTTCTCCGTGATTATTGTGATTCCACCGGTACGGCCCTCGTCTTTGATGAAATTCAGTGTGGTTTGGGGCGCACAGGCTCTTTGTGGGCCTACGAAAGCTGTGGAGTGACCCCGGATATTCTAACGAGTGCAAAACCCCTTGGCGGTGGTTTGCCTTTGGGGGCGGTACTATTAAAAGACGCCTGGGCAGCACCAATTTCGCCGGGAGACCACGGTACTACCTTTGGGGGAAACCCTGTGGCGTGTGCTGGGGGGGCGGTGGTTCTGTCTCGTTTGGTTGCAGGTGAGCTTCTTTTGCTGGTGCAGCAGCGTAGTTCGTACCTCCAGAAGGGGTTGGAGAAGTTTGTGCGGCAGAAAGATGGAGTCCTGTCATACTGCGGAAAAGGGCTTCTTGCAGGGGTTCGCCTCAACTACGACCCAACTGAGGTGTTGCTTGCCGCGCGAAGACGTGGCCTTCTTGTTGCAAAGGCGGGAAAAAACACCCTCCGTCTCATTCCTCCTCTTATTGTGACCGAGGAACATATAGACAGGGCTCTGCAAATTCTGGATGATATTTTATAAGGGTTTTATTTACCTAACAATAGTACCCGCGTCATAAAAAAATAGAAAAAAACCTTGAAACAGCCACACCCATGTTATATTTATGAGTGTGGCTGTTTCTGTCTGAAGAAACACTCTTGTAGAGCATGCCCCGCCTATAAAACAGCAAGAACTAGTTGTAATAATAATAAAAAATGGAGGAAAAATGGCGAATTGGAAAGTGCCTTTTTACACGCACCAACGTCAGTACGAGAACTTGAAGCCCGAGCTTCAGGCTGCCATGGAAGAAGTTTTTCAAAGCGGAAAATATGTGCAGGGTCCTGCCCTTTCTCGTTTTGAGGAAGAGTTAAAAGAGTATATGGGCAGTGAGTATGCCATTGGTGTTGGAAACGGTACCGATGCATTGTGGCTTACCTTTATGGCTCTTGGCCTTGGAAAAGGTGATGAGATGATCACAAACGCAAACACCTTCTTTGCTACGGCTGAAGCAATGTGGATTGCCGGCGCAACTGCAGTGCTTGTAGACTGTGATCCTGAGACACGCAATATTGATCCTGAAGCAGTACGTAAGGCGATCACCAACAAGACTCGTGCAATTGTTCCTGTTCACCTTTACGGTCTTACTGTTGATATGAAGGCGATTCGTGAAATTGCAGATGAGCATGGTCTGTATGTTATTGAAGATAACGCGCAGGCAATTGATGGTCATGGTGATACTTTCAAGCAGGGTGAGCTTTCTGATGCAGTGTGTACTTCATTCATCACCCAAAAGAATCTTGGTACATACGGTGATGCCGGTGCTATCTTCACGAATCACAAGTTCATTGATGATCGTGTTCGTCAGCTGCGAAACCACGGTTCAAATGCGCGAAACGTACACTCCTTTGGTTTCAACAGCCGTCTTGATGATCTTCATGCAGCTATTCTTTCTGTGAAGCTTAAGAAGATTGGTGCTCTTACGGATCGCCGTGTTGAAATAGGTGAGCGTTTGAATAAAGAGCTCGCCGATGCGGCTAAAGGATGGTTGCGTCTTCCCTACGTTCCTGCTGGATATCGTCATGTGTTTCACTGTTATGTTGTGGAAACCCTTGATCCTACTGAGCGTGATACCTTCTTGGCATATCTTCATGATAATGGTGTTGAAGCTAAGACTCACTACTCAATTGCAATCCATCGTCAAAATGGGTTCCCATGGGGCAAAGATGCTCGTGTTGCTGGTCCTCTCCCCAATGCTGAGGCCAATGCAGACTCTTGTGTGACTCTGCCTCTTGTACCTGAGCTAACAGACGATGAGATTTCTGTAATGATTGACGTTGTGAAGGCTTACGCAAAACAACGATAATCTGCTTTTTTGCAATTACGGGCCTTTGGCTCTAAAAAAATTGTATATTTGTGGCATCTTCCCCTCTTACGGGAGGGTGCCATTTTTTGTTGTGTACTACTAAGAAATTAATGAAAGAGGAAAAAATGGCGAAATATAGTGTGATGGTAATTGGACTTGGAAAACGTGGCGGTCACCACGTGCAGCATTTTAATGCTCACCCTGACTTTGAGGTAACAGCGGTATGTGATATTAACGAAAAACAGATTGATGCAGTGGTGCAAGAGCACAATCTTCCAGACTCTGTTGTTCGTGGTACTGACGCAAAAAGTGTTGCCATGGAAGCAAAGCCAGATGTTCTCGCGTTTATGACGCTTCCAAATATTCGAAAAATGTTTGTTGAGCTTGGTGCTGAGTGTGGTGCAAAAATGATTGCCTTTGAAAAGCCCGTTGCCCTCACCTCTGAAGAGGGGCTTGAAATAAAAGAGATTATAGAAAAATCAGGGCTGAAAGCTGTGTTGTCGTATCAGCATCGCTACGGTACACACTATCAAGCGGTTAAAGATATTGTAGATTCTGGAAAAATTGGTGAAGTAACCGATATCTATGCCAATGCCATGGGGTGGCCTGCGCATATGTTTACCCATATGTTGCACTATTCTCGGTGGTATGCAGGAAACCCCAAGGGGGAGTGGGTGATTGCAAATGCTGCAGGAAAAAATAAACTTTCCTCTCCAGATCACCATCTTTCTCCCGACTATCTTGCGGGGATTGTAAATTTTGAGAATGGCGTGCACGGCGTCTATGAAGTTGGTGCTGGCCAGCCCGATGTAAAGCATGTGGGCAAGTGGTTTGGTAAAAACAGAATTGGTGTTAAGGGGACCAAGGGATACGCTGAGGCGTATACCAATGGCGGGTATAAAGCGGTTACCCCAGAAGGTGTAATTGAAGGAGAAGGTGCCATGGATTATCATAAAGACATGCCCGGATATATCCAGGATATTGCCGATGATCTCAATGGGGTACAGCCGCATCCGTGTAATTTTGAAAATGCCTGGGAAAACTTTTCTATTTGGCAATCAATGTATCGCTCGGCCCTTGATGGTGGCCAGGTGTCCTTGCCCCTTACAGAGGGAAGAAATGAAGTTGAGGAGTTTCGCAAAACCTTACGTGATACTCCCGTCCTTCCTTCTTTTGAGAGTGATGAAACAAAGGAACAGTTTGGACTTTAGATAGAAGAAGGTTTTGAAATGGAAGTCATTGTACGGAGAGACAAAGAGGCAGCAACAGATTTGGTTGCTCGCCTTGTGGTAAAGCAGGTAATGGATGATCCCACCAGTGTGTTGGGGTTGGCCACGGGAAGAACCATGGAGGCTGTGTATGATCGCCTTGTCGACATAGACGCCAAAGAAGGGGTCGATTTTTCCCACGTAAGTACCTTTAATCTCGACGAATATGTTGGTCTTGCACCGGAGGATGAGAATTCGTACCGATCATATATGAATAAATATCTCTTTGATCGGGTGAATATAAACAAGGCAAACACCTATATTCCCAACGGCATCGCGGAAGATCTTGAAGAAGAGTGTCGCATGTATGAGGCAAAAATTCGCGCAGCAGGTGGAATTGACTTCCAATTACTCGGTATCGGTAGCTCCGGTCATATCGGGTTTAACGAACCTCTCTCAGCGCTTCTTTCTCTCACACGGGTTAAGGCGTTGAACCCTGAAACTATTGAGCAAAATAGCCCGCTCTTTCCTTCTCCTGAGATGATGCCTCGTCGGGCAATCACCATGGGGGTTGATACTATTATTAAAAGTAGACGAGCCGTGCTTCTGGCTACGGGGGAAAGCAAGGCAGAAATTATCGCCAAGGCGGTTGAAGGGCCCCTTACTTCAATTGTTACGGCCTCTGCCTTACAGCTGCACAAGCACTGTACCATCGTTGTTGACGAAGATGCGGCAAAGCTCTTGAAGATGCGCGATTATTATGATTGGGTATTTAATAATGAGCCTGAGTGGGAAGATTTTCGGTAAAAGAATGGGCGGCTTTAGCCGCTCTTCTTTTTGCGTATATTTGTGATTAGCATATTAAACAAAACCCTTGCAGAGTTTGAAGGAGTCTTTTACGCCTCCTACGGCAAACGGCAGTATCACAGCAGAGCGGTGTATCGGCATTTTTTCCAACGTGGCAGTTGTGATTGTACAGGCCTAAAAGAGTTTGCGCAGAACCCTGCCCTTGCTCGTCGGGTATTACATGATCTTGCGGTTCCTGCTATAGAAATAGAAACCGTCTGTGAAGATTCAAAAAGCGTTAAGTTTACTTCACGGTTACGTGACGGTGAATGTATTGAGACAGTTATTTTAAAATACCCTCGGCGCATGACCCTCTGTCTTTCCAGTCAAGTGGGGTGTCGTTATGGGTGTGTCTTTTGCTCAACTGGAACCATGGGGTTTATTCGTAATCTTACCGTTGAAGAAATTGTTTGGCAAGTGTATGCTGCAGTTCACTTATTAGGGTATGCGGTACGAAATGTGGTGTACATGGGAATGGGCGAACCCCTGGATACCTCAGAAGTTGTGTGTCACTCCATTGAGATTTTACGGGAGCAACGCGGTTTTGATATCGCGCCTGCAAATATCACCGTGTCTACGGCGGGGCATATTCCCGGCCTTGAACAATTATTTTCAGCTTCTTTTGTGAATCTACGTATCGCTCTTTCTCTTCATAGCTGTGATTCTGCTGTGCGAGATCAGTTGATGCCGATTAATCGGCGATATCCGATTGAAGCCGTTCTTGCAGTGTTGGAGCAACGCTTGAAAGATACAGGGGGGCAACTCTTTGCGGAGTATCTCTATTTTCCAGGATGGAACAATAGACCCTACGATGTTGATGCTTTGGTTGCTCTTTCAGAGAGAGTTCCTTTGCGGTTAAATCTGTTGACATACAACCAGGGTACAGCTCCTTTCTTTCTCCATCAGGAGACAACCCACGGTATAGAACAGTTTCGTCATGACTTGGTTGCCCGAGGAGTGCACGTGCTCGTTCGTGATTCCCGGGGTGAATCAATTTCCGCAGCATGTGGACAACTTGTAAATAAAAAAAGGAAGAATGCCCGTGAATGAACAAATACAGAAAGAAGCCTTTGTTCTTAAACAGTCCTATTTTGTTCTGTTTTTTGTTATGGGGCTTGTTGCGCCCTTTGCATCAATATTTTTTAAACACGTCCTTGTTGATGATATGGGAAATCCCGCCGATGGGAAAATAAAGATTATTATGACAGCGGTTCCCTTGGTGGCTTTCTTGGGGAATATTGTCACCGGTATTATCTCAGATAAACTGCAGTTGGGGCGGCGTATTGTTACAATACTGTGCGGGTTGTCGGTGTTTCCCGCTATTGTTGTAGGCATGGTTGGTGAGTCATTTTTCATGGATCTTCCCCTCACAAACCGCTTTTATATTTTGGCGTTTTCCTTTCTCCTGTATAACCTTTTTGCCCAGCCCATTAACCCCCTTCTGGATTCCGAAACATTAGGGTTTCTCAATCGTCATTCTCATCGAAGCAAATATGGGCGGTTTCGTTTTTGGGGTACCCTGGGATGGGCAGTAATAACAGTTTCGATTGGTGCATTTCTTACGTATGTGGTGCGTGACTCGTCGCGTGTTATTTATAGTTATAATTTCTATTTTGCTGCATTTTTCTTTGCCTTGCTCGTTGTCCTTTCTTTTTTGTCACGGAGTGAAGCACGGCCGCAACCAGTGAAAATCCCGTGGGGGCATTTGCGAAAGGATCGTTCTTTTTTTGCTTTCCTCTTCTTTATTTTTTGTACTGGTATTATAAATAATGGTATCAGTATGCAGTATATGGGGTACTATCTTGAAGATGTGACCAATACACCCTTTGAAATAGGTATGATGTTTGGGTTTTGGACAGTCCTTGAGTTCCCTGTTATGCTTAAGGGGGAGTGGCTGATGAAGAATTTGGGGAATAGAAAATTAATGATCATGGGGCTTCTCTTAACATCCTTAAAACTCTATTTGTTTTCTCTCTTTACGAATGAAACCCCCTTCGTCTACAAGTTCTTGGCAGTACTCATTCACGGCCCCGCTTTTAGTTTTTATTTTTTGGCTCTGATTGATTATGTAGACCACCGAGCGCACCGGCAAATGCGTGCCACCTATATGTCAATAACAACAATTGTTCGCTCCACCTTGGCCGGAGCTGCAGGCGGGTGGGTTTGCGGAGAGATAATTGAACATCATGGTGCACGGCAACTTATGAGTGTTGGCGCTGTGGGAGCTCTTGTTATGACCGTGTATTTTATTCTACTTGTAAAAGATAGCACCGATGAAAAAAAGTTTGACTTTTGAAAAAGTTGTTACGTATATTTGAGGCAGTTTGAGATTAAGAAAATGGAAAGGCGGAGTGATGCCACGTAAAACATTTATCGCAGGCAACTGGAAAATGAACAAGACCGTTGATGAGTCTGTTGTTCTTGCTAAGGATGTGGTCGCTCAAGTCGGTGATGTATCCGACGTTGAGGTTGCAATCTGCGTGCCATACACCTCGCTAACAGAGGTTGCACGAGTTATTGATGGAACCTCCGTGAAGCTTGGTGCTCAGGATGTTTACTGGGAGGAAAGTGGCGCTTTTACGGGAAAGGTATCCTGTGAAATGTTGCGCTCGGCCGGTGTAGAATATGTAATTGTTGGCCACTCTGAGCAGCGTTCCTATTTTGGTGAAACTGATGAAGCTGTAAATAAA
Above is a genomic segment from Chitinivibrio alkaliphilus ACht1 containing:
- the argB gene encoding acetylglutamate kinase, with amino-acid sequence MSDGKKRVLIKIGGSTVNDAGFLESLGCSIQQCASTIDSILVHGGGKDIAAEYARMNTEYSFVDGLRVTDEEMMGGVQRVLSGEVNKRIVLSLCGKGVPALGVSGVDAALLTAEKITVRGHDLGRVGRITQVNSSCITALIGVGYVPVISPVSGDGIGGILNINADDAASEVSVACNVSDLVYVSDVPGVLINDTVVSYLSVEDIEGYIKSGDVTGGMIPKLRSAADSIRRGVGRVHITGWYGDETLEQELSGRDCRGTTIFAGA
- the nrdR gene encoding transcriptional regulator NrdR — translated: MKCPHCSNLHDKVIDSRTAHNGSAIRRRRECTVCEGRFTTYEYIEETQIAVIKRDLRRENYNRQKLVEGMQIACKKRPVSINTIAAMANAIEKELRSLGKTEVASLTIGEMVMTRLYEVDQIAYIRFASVYLDVNSAEEFITQTGILQRK
- a CDS encoding ribose-phosphate diphosphokinase, producing the protein MFGELKIFSGRANPELTKAICATTGVMPGAVDIMKFSNENIKVAFKESVRGKDVYLIQPSCAPVNEGLMELLIMINAAKHASAGRITAVTPYFPYVRSDKKDEPRIAITAKLVADLIQTAGADRIMTMNLHSAQIQGFFDIPCDHLLAGKILCDAATRFDTTNGVVVAPDAGSAKHAGHYARRLNLPLAILDKRRSDDSEAPSMENIIGEVEGKKAFIFDDEVASGGSLIEAAEMLEKKGATEIIAFCVHGVLSGNARERIEQSCIKKLVVTDTVCIPQEKRHEKLEIVSVAELFGKAITYTNAGRSISGLYSKY
- a CDS encoding L-threonylcarbamoyladenylate synthase — its product is MEHIHIHSETPQERHIAKARQILVQEEGIAIYPTDTVYGVGCCVENQKKIKEIATILNKDKERKFSFLFHTISQAQQYVDISTPNFKLLKQYTPGPYTFILPASPYVRKKISKKRKYVGIRIPDNPVIQALLEAVGHPMANISLNTSGENRWDPAHFMTPEVLNGVHLMLDAGPCHPTIPSTIIDLTSGTPELLRPGKGAWHG
- the mazG gene encoding nucleoside triphosphate pyrophosphohydrolase; amino-acid sequence: MADQIRRLEEIIARLRGPEGCPWDQKQTPHSIKGHLIEEAYEYLDALDHNDVEEMQEELGDILLQIVFHCHMAAEKNQFSLDEVGKTICEKLIRRHPHVFGETRADSAEEVLANWEKIKAGETGKERRTSILDGVPTALPSLMKAEKLQKKASRAGFDWKSLSPVLNKVEEEFGEFREAVETGNHRHAEKELGDILFSLVNVARHVDISAEEGLQASIRSFTQRFMAIEKELAQHGKEFHTTSAQELNDIWDHIKKSESPPTG
- a CDS encoding Nif3-like dinuclear metal center hexameric protein, with protein sequence MRRDRLVEYLESRLSISSFSDYSFNGVQIAGAEEVSRVGFSVDSGSAIFRDAVELELDFLVVHHGLFWNGANPSLRGPMKERISLLLSHNITLFAAHLPLDVHAEIGNNAVLLEQVGCDGSSQGMVPCGTGYLGNLGVVSEPRTVQEISNDLLRHYPGVDMKVVLPDRLVQRVAVLSGAASRKDFYRACAMGADLFITGEQCDYFHDACDAGCGLLFMGHHASEEGGMRALRRDVERVFPQLNTHCINHATGL
- a CDS encoding redox-sensing transcriptional repressor Rex; protein product: MSKINLTDCSSMKVNKKALERLFHYRNILYRLQEDGVTRIYSDTLAEELHTTASQVRKDFSLFHIKGNKKAGYHIPDLLDRLEEIFDSGAAQKVIIMGMGRIGSALAQYRWSSNQNLVVVAGFDIDPAKQQRTGFPVYDPQELSRFVSQNSIELGILAVPERVAQAAYDALAKAGIRGVLNFAPVILTERPGCVVTSYCVESELSSLIYIVNKEKKEL
- a CDS encoding DUF4388 domain-containing protein, which gives rise to MVLPVISGVAAGFILVRAIVWGAKTAIQRNKTTREEGRIRDTSFFLSGTIEEGRLREDIFHITDHEKTGVLHILIGRRKGYMLFFQGRVFDIFYREQKGRDALRLLLEQREGKYFFEVRPVRHPDLFQDDIKQLISLYNETTGKFQIT